Below is a window of Mycolicibacterium chitae DNA.
GTCGTGATGCTCGGGTGGGACATCGTCCTCGATCGCCTCGGCGTAGCCCCAGTCGGTGAGGGTGAACACCTCCGGGCACACCGCGACGCACACGCCGTGTCCGCGGCACAGCCCGTCGTTGACCGACACCTTCATCGCTGCACCGCGCTCATCCGCCGGCCGCCTCCGGTTCGGCGGGCGTGACCTCGAGGTGCAGGTCGATCAGGCCGCGCAGGATGAACGTCGGCACGTAGTTGAACCGCCGAGCACCCTCGGGGCCGTGATGCTCCTCGGAGAGCCGAATGTCGCTGGTGCGGTCCAGGATTCGCTCCAGGCTGACGCGCGCCTCGGCGCGGGCCAGCGGGGCACCCGGGCAGCTGTGCGGGCCGCGCCCGAAGGCCAGGTGGCGACGGGCGTTGCTGCGACCGATGTCGAGGGTGTTCGGATCCTCGAACTGCGCGGGGTCCCGGTTGGCCGCACCGTTCATCACCATCACGGTGGCGCCGGCCGGCACGTCCACGCCGCCGACGCTGGTCTTGCGCTTGGCCAGCCGGAAGTCACCCTTGACCGGGCTCTCGAAGCGCAGGCACTCCTCGATGAAGTTGGAGATCTTGCTGCGGTCCTTGCGCAGTTCCCGCTGCAACTCGGCGTCCTCGGCGATCAGCTTCAGCGCGGTCGAGATCAGCCGCACGGTGGTTTCCTGACCGGCGGTGT
It encodes the following:
- a CDS encoding ferredoxin; its protein translation is MKVSVNDGLCRGHGVCVAVCPEVFTLTDWGYAEAIEDDVPPEHHDAVREAIGACPEHAITES